The following coding sequences lie in one Spinacia oleracea cultivar Varoflay chromosome 1, BTI_SOV_V1, whole genome shotgun sequence genomic window:
- the LOC110799820 gene encoding polygalacturonase-like: FVGMNRTVVDDITLLNNKFFHVALVECRDFNDNRLEVSAPENSPNTDGIHLERSSNVSISWSNIGTGDDCISVGQGNSQITITNITCGPGHGISVGSLGKYPHEQDVNGLFVRNCTISRTSNGIRIKTWADSPGRSSATNMKFENIVMKHVRNPIIIDQAYCPFHSCSSQAPSRVRLSNIYFKNIRGTSLSQVEVTLSRSKGISLCKDKWLKNKHRGNSKFQQYLLQTKPAKAQ, from the exons tttGTGGGTATGAACAGAACGGTTGTTGATGATATTACTTTATTGAACAACAAGTTCTTTCACGTAGCACTTGTAGAATGCAGAGATTTCAACGACAATAGACTTGAGGTTTCTGCACCGGAGAACAGTCCAAACACGGATGGCATTCACCTCGAAAGAAGCTCTAATGTTAGTATCTCTTGGTCCAACATTGGTACCGGAGATGATTGCATTTCTGTTGGCCAAGGGAACTCTCAAATCACTATTACAAATATCACTTGCGGACCAGGTCATGGCATAAG TGTTGGAAGCTTGGGAAAATACCCACATGAACAAGATGTAAATGGACTGTTTGTAAGAAATTGTACAATTAGCAGGACTTCAAATGGGATTAGGATCAAAACATGGGCTGATTCTCCTGGTAGAAGCTCGGCTACTAACATGAAATTCGAGAACATTGTAATGAAACATGTAAGAAATCCAATCATTATTGATCAAGCATATTGCCCCTTCCATTCTTGTTCATCTCAG GCACCATCAAGGGTGAGATTGAGCAACATATACTTCAAAAACATTAGGGGAACTTCACTATCTCAAGTAGAAGTGACACTTTCCCGTAGTAAAGGAATTTCCCTATGCAAGGATAAATGGCTGAAGAACAAACACAGGGGTAATTCTAAGTTCCAACAATACCTACTCCAAACCAAACCTGCTAAAGCTCAATAA